DNA sequence from the Nodosilinea sp. FACHB-141 genome:
GCGGCGGCAGCAATTCCTATTAGCTATGCAGTCGGGATCAATGGAACCAGCTACGAACTGCTGCCCAAATCTGCCGGACTGACGTTTTTGATGGATGTGGCGGTTCCCTACGTGGAGGCAGTTTTCTTTCGCGGCACGCCATTTTTGGGCACAGTTTCCTACAATGCTCAAGCCGACCAAATTTCCGCCGACCAGGGTCGCTTTGAGTATGGTGCTCTCTATGCCGACCCCTTGCCCATTGGTGGAGCAGGCATTCCTCCCACGCTGCTAATGCAGGATATGCGTCACTATCTGCCCGACTATCTGACGGCGTTCTACCAATCCAACGGGCGCGGGCTTGACGATGTCCGGGTCAAGATTTGTCAGAGCTTCCAAAAGTCGATGTTTTGCGTCACCAGTGCCTCGCTGCAAGGGCTGCTGCCCCACCCTGCGGATACCCAAGATCCCCGTGAGCAAGCCACTAACCACGCATTCCTCGCTGGGTGGATGGATCGCTTGGCGACTTCTCGGCTGGATGTGGTGCAGCTTTGACAAAGATTTTAAGCTAGCTTTTCATGAAGCTCATTTAGGTGATTTACGAGCTATACCACTCGGAGAGAGAGGCCTTTAAAGGGCACGAAGATCATCATCTTCGTGCCCTTGATCGTAGCGATAAACTTTCAATACTCGGCTGTACTGCGAACCGGAAAACAGGGCGGTGTATCGGCTGTAGATAGGCTATCGGTGTTGAGTGAGATGTCATCATCCATAGACGACTACTTTGATCACCTCACTCCATCTATATCGTCTTGTTTCTGAACGCGATCGCGCTCAGCCAGTTGTAGCAGCATTTCTTCGTGCATCTGACGAGTGATAGGGTAAAAGCGGGTCAACAACACTGACATCGCTAGCAGCACCATGGGTACAGGGCCAATAAAAACGCGAATGGCTAGCAGGGCCGAGTCAGACTGCTGAGCAGCCTCGCTAACAAACCCTGAAGACTGTAGCGCCAGGCCCACCAAAAATAGCCCCAGAGCCAGGCCCACCTTTTGCAGCAGCGTCATAAAGGCGTAGAAAATGCCCTCGCGGCGCTGGCCAGTTTTGATCTCGTCTAGCTCGATCACGTCGGGCAGCATGGCCCAGGGCACCACATAGGCGGTGGCCACCCCAAAGCTAATCACAATGCACAGCAGGTAGAGCGCCGCCACCTGCCCCGGCTGCACAAAGAACAGCGCAATCTGGGCAATGATCCAGGTGCCAATGCCGATGTAAAACACCTCTTGCTTGCCCAAACGACGGCTGAGGTAGTTGACGACCACCATCATCAAAATGGCGGTGCCCTGCACCAGCAGCGCCGCTAAAAAGTAGGAGTCAAGCCCCATCCAAAAGGTGGCGTAAAAGGGAATGATACTGGCGGTCATCTGTAGGGCCAGCCAGGCAAACAAATAGATGCCCACCACAAACACAAAAGCTCGGTTGGAAAAGACGACCCTGATCTGCTGGAGAAAGGGCAACGCGGCTTCGTCAGTGTCGGCGGGCTGGAGGGCATTGCGCTGCACTGCATAGGGATAGGTGCCCCAAACGCACCACAGTAATGGCAGCACCGACAGTACTGCGCAAATGCCACCTAAGACTAAATACTGCTGGCGCTGGTCAGCAATTACCTGAGCGATCACTAGACCGAGGCCGAGGGCGGCGATCGCCCCAAATAGCGACGACCCCAGCCGAAAGGCGGTCAGCTCAGTGCGTTCGTCATAGTCCTTGGTCAGTTCGGCGGTGAGGGTGGTGTAGGGCAGGTTCACTACCGTATAAAACACCTGAAACAACAGCGACATCACCACGTAGTACCAAAATCGGGCGGCATCGCCCCAGTCTGGCACCACCCAGGTGAGAAAGAAGGTCACCCCAAAGGGAATGGCTCCCAGCACAATCCAGGGGTAGCGGCGGCCCCAGCGGGTACGGGTCTTATCGCTCAGATAGCCAATGAACGGGTCATTAAACGCGTCCCAAATGCGCCCGATCGCCAGCACCGACCCCGCCGCTACTGGGCTCAGACCTGCCGCTGTCGTCAAAAAAATCAAAAATGAAAACGACAGCAGGTTGGCGGTCATCCCTGGCCCAATGTCTCCAGCCCCAAAAGCCAGCTTGCCCCAAAGGGAAAACTTAGCAGGGGCAGCGGTGGAAGAAGGTGGGTTAGAAGCCATAGATTACCTGTTTAGTGAATCCACACTCGATCGATGACAAGGCAACAGCTTGGGGGACGACAATTCAAAAAGCGTCCTCAGTGTATTATTTCCCCATTGCACAATGCTCTATACCGAGTCCAGCTTAGGAACTGTAGCGCTTCCCTAGGCAAAACTCTACACTTGGGCTTAAATCACCTGGGCTAAAACGGGCTGAGCACAGCGGCCTGCTGGGGGCTGCTTCAAAGGAGGATGGATATGGCTGATTTTTATGTGAGCTGGGACGACTATCACCGGGATATTGAAAAGCTCGCCATACAGATCTACGAGTCAGGCTGGGACTTTAACCAAATCGTTTGCCTGGCCAAGGGGGGCTTACGCATCGGTGACACCCTCTGTCGGCTGTTCGATGTGCCCCTGGCAATTTTGTCCACCGCCTCCTACGGTGGGGCCGATGGCCGCACCCGAGGGTCGATCACTTTCTCCCGCGATCTGAGCATGACTACCCCCAGTCTGGGTAGCCAGGTACTGATCGTCGACGACCTAGTCGATTCAGGCTACAGCCTCAAGAAATCCATGGCCTGGCTGCACCACAAATATGGTTTCTACATCGAAGATGTGCGCACAGCTGTACTTTGGTACAAAGCTGAATCGATCATCAAGCCTGACTATCACGTGGTCTATCTACCCGATAACCCGTGGATTCATCAGCCCTTTGAACGCTACGAAACTATGAGCCCGGCCGAGCTGGCGGCTAGTTATCAGCTTCAGCCGGAGCCGGCGACTTAGGGGAAGTTAGCTCCGCCGGGGCGGCAGAAGCTTCAGGCGGGCTGTAGAGGTGCTGGTAGCTCCAGTAGCCCATCAGCATCGTCACTAGGGTCAGGGAAATAACGCTTCCGGCTCGGCACAGCCCCTGAATTGTCTTAGAGGCTCGCAAGGCACTGAGATAGTCGCCCTGCTGGTAGGCCTGACGCAGATTCATAGCGCAGGCTAGGGCCGGAATGCCCAGGGGTGGAAAAATCACAAAGGCGGTGAGCAAGACTCGATGCCACCGGGCGGGGGGGCAGGGTTGCCCCTGAAACACCTTGTAATGGCCCCGCCACTCAACTACCGGCTGACCTTGCACTTGGCCTGTGAGGTCGAAGCTGTGAATGTCATCCATTTGCCAGCTGATGAGCAGGGCGCGAATCTGATCGGGCAGGGTGAAATAGTTTAGCCCTACCCCCACCGGGCGGTGGATTTGAATGCGGAAACGGTCGTCTAAGTACTCGGCCTCGACGACGACTTGCTTAAGTCCCAACTCCGCCTGTAGGCGCTGGGAGAGGGCGCGATCGCGGTGAACCTGCTGCAGGTGGTGCAGCTTTAGCCGCGCCTGATCGAGGTTGAGATCGTTGCAGAGGGCCAGCTCCCAGTCGTGGGCAGCGGCGATGGTTTGCCCGAGCTGCTCGTGAACGTGGCCTCGGTGCAGGTAGGCCTCAGCCAGGTTGGGATTGGCGGCAATGGCGGCATCAAAATCGGCTAGGGCGGCGACATAGTCCTGCTGTCGAAAGTACAGCAGCCCCCGGTTGTAGTGAATTAGAGCATGGCCGGGCTGGTGCTGCAGCGCCTGTTGCCAGTCGGCCAGGGCCAGGTCATCTCGCCCCTGCTGGCAGTGGAGCAGGCCGCGATTGCCGTAGGCGCGCACGTTGGCAGGATCAAGGGCGATCGCCGCCGAAAAATGCTCCAGCGCCGCCCCTGTGTCCTCAATCTGCCAGTATGCCTTGCCCAGCTCAATGTGGATATCGGCCGGACAGGGCGAATGGTCTAGGGCCTGGGGCAAAACCGTCAGCGCTACCTCAATGTTGCCCTTCCGCATTTGGGTCAAAGCCTGCCGATGACGGTAGCGAGCCTGCTGACGACGTAACCAGGGGGTGAGGTAGAGTCCCATAACCTTGAAAATAGTGTGGAGGAGGAGAAGCAACCACCCCCATGATTTCCTCGGAAATTAGGCCGTGTCAGTGAAGCGTTACGAAAACGTAACGGAGCATTAGGGCTTGGTAGTCGCTGTCATACAGAATCGCTAACTAATTGCCGCGATCGCCCCCCTCGGTAGAAGGATTTGTAGAAAAATCACCTATAGAGGCTCGCTACCCTCGTTCTGGGCCGCCTTGAGAGCCACTGAGGCTACAGTCAAGGTGAGCCGCGCTTGCTCTAGATTAGATAACGAGTCCCAGTCAGTCGCCGGAATTGCCCGCAGGTTAAGCTCTAAAATCTCGCCCCGGCCGTCGCGTAGAGAGTAGGCCAAGGGGCGAGCCAGCACCGCCAGGTCGTCAGCATCCCAGTCGGGCAGAATGTCATCCACGCACTGTACCAGCTGCTCGATCAGGGGTTGACCACTGCGGGCCAGGGCAGTGGCAGAGTTCGCCAGACGGTGCAGCAGCCCGCTGGGCACGCGACTCTGAAACTGTCGCAGCTGCTCAAGCACCGGATTGACTGTCTGATCCTCGGGGTCACCCATCTGGGTTGCCATCTGAGCAGATAATACTTGCCATCCCGCTGCGATCGCAGCATCCGTCTCTCCGCCGTCGAGGGCGTCAAACTCTGTCTCTAGGCTAGCTAGGTAGGCCTCAGACTCAGGGGCCAGCGGTTGCCAAGGATACCCAGTTTCGGGGTCGAGAATACTGGCAAGCAAATCGTGTTCAGTGGCCATGGCGGGCTCAGAGGCGGAGTTGGAAGACAGGGAAGACTGATTCATAGCGTTATCTACAGATGCACAAGAGGGTAACAAAGCCTGATGACTGTGGATACACCGCACTGCTGAGGGATTCCGTACGGAGCGAACAATTTCCTGATTTCCCTAGCAGGGCGGGGATGATTTGGGGCTACCCTCAAGGGTAAATTCCATCAGTTCGCCTTCCGGACTGCCAAACCGAATGGCCGTGCCCAGGGCGAGGGGCACCTCGGCCCGGTGGACGTGGTGCCAGCCGTGGTTGTCAAAGTAGTACGACCCATAGCGGGAGCGATCGCGCAAGTAATAGTGGGTCTCCTGCGTGCCGTTCTCAAACTGGGTGCGGCAAAATATTTCCGCATGCTGCCCCGAGACCCATGGTTCTAGGATGACCAAGTCGTTGTCGGGCAGTCGCCCCACCCGCAGATAGCCGTCGTAGAGGCGCCACAGGCGGGTCGGGGTGGCCAAGCAGCGCAGCACTACCGATTGGGTCATGCGCAGGTCTTGTCCCGGCAGCTGGGTCACAGCCAGGGCCGCCTCGCGCAGCAGATGCCCTTCAAACTGAGGGTGCTGGTATAGCACCGGCAGCGTCCAGGCCGGGTGGTTAAAGCGGTAGGCCGTCAGCAGATGTTGGCGGGCCAGGGCCACCGCCTGAGCGACCGGCTGCCGCTCGGCCAGCCCCCGAGCCAGCACCTGAATAAAACTCAGCGCCTCCTCGTCGGCAATGGAGTCGCGCATGGCCAGCACCGCCGGCACCCCGTGGTGTAGTAGCACCTCCGCCAGACTGCTGCGGGGGATGACCTCCTGCTGTTGCAGGTCGGGCTGGGCTCCCCAGCAGGTGTTAAACACCGCCAGCCGAATGCCGTTGTGAGCCAGCCCCTGGGCCAGCTCCGTGCCGGTGAGGTTGCCCCCCTGGCGCAGAAACAGCATTCCGCCGTCGGGGGCGGGCACCCCGTGACCCGCATAGAAGAACACGTTAAAGTAGCCGGTCTCCAAGGCCTTGAGCAGGGTTTTGGCATCGGGTTCTAGCAGGGTTTGCACCTGGCAAACCACGGGGCTCGCCCCCTGGTAGCTCAGGCGAGAGGCGCTCAGCTCCAGCAGCTGCTTCAGGGCCTCCGCTTCTTGGGGCAGTTGTAAAACCTGCTCGGTGTCTCCAGCGGTGATGCCGGGGTCGTCTTGACCCAGCACCAGCAGAATTCGCAGCGAGATATCGAGCTCCGCCTCAGGCAGCGGCTCAACGGTGCTGGCAGTGCGGCTAAACAAAACTTGGGGGCCCAGCGACAGCGCTGGACAGCCGGGCTGGGGCTGCATAATTTCCCAAGGCAGGCTGATTAACTCAGGCGGGCGCACCTCTAACCGCAGCTTAAGCGGGCGATTTTGACCGATCGCCATGCCCAGACTGCGCTCTAAGGTCTGACGAATGGGGCCGTCAAACAGCCACTCCCACAGGCTCACCCCAAGCCCCTGCATCAGTCGCCCGGTGTAGCCGCCGGCTTCTGCCGCCGGAGCTACCCGGTCGAGCAGATCGTCGAGATGAAACTGGGGCACGTAGGCCGAGGGCACGTGGGGCACCTGGGGCAGCCCCCGCAGCGAAAAAAACTGCTGCCAGCTCTCCCATATTTGGGCCATTTGGCTATCCCAGAGGCGATCGTGGTGGGCATAGCCGCCCGGAAACGGACTCTCTAATACCCAAATAGCGTAGTGGGTAGAGTCGGCCTGGGTGAGGCGATCAATGGCAAGGCACAGGGTAAGGTCATCGAATGACGGCATAGGCAGGCCTAAGGCATAGGGCCGGTAAATCAGGGGAGACGGCTAGGGCGTGCAGCGACCCGCTTGGGCTGGGGTGACTAGCTTTAGCACCGTGCCTGCCCCATAGATCTGGCGAGTTTGCACCCAGCCCTCTTCCCCCGGAGCTAACAGGCGTTGACCTAGATTAGGGGCAGTAGGCAAGGCAGAAGGGGGTTGATTGGTTTCCTGAGGTTGTTGGTCAAGGGACTCGCCCGAGGGAATTGAGCAGACCCGTAACCGCACCCACTCGACATTGTCCGCCGTGGTTTGGCGACTGACAACCCTGAGTACGCTACCTGTGGCTACGGCTCGAGTCTCTTCCGCTGCACTCAAGGCAGGCTGTGGGCCTAGCTGTAGCAGTTCACTGTTACCTGTTGCACTCAAAGGCGGTGCAGACTGCCAAAACGAGCCAACAGCGACCTCAACAATGGCGGCCAAGGCGGCTTCCGGTAGCGGTCGCCCCGCCAGAGCAGGTACCAACCCTGACGAGGCCATTGGCCGGAAAGCAACAGGCTCGGAGGAATTGCGGCTCAAGGCAAAGCCCACACCCGCTAGCGCGGCGAGCACCACGCCCACACCTCCTAAGAAGGGCACCCAAGGAAAGCCTGATCGTCTGGGAACTGGGGTCGAATCGGCCGGTGAGACTGGGGCCACGAGCCGGGTTGACGGCGTTGCGGTTGAACTATTGTTCAAGGGCAGAGACCCAAGCACGCTGGGGGGAGTATTCTCTGCCTGCCGTAGGGAGCCCGCGGGTAGGATTGGCAGAGGGCCAAGCTGGGGCATAAACCGCATTAGCCCAACGGTGACATTATCGTGGCCATTGAGCCGATTCGCCTGCTGAATTAGGGCAGCTACAACCGGGCTGAGAGGACTGGGGGCGGTCGTTATAGGCGCTACCAAGTGGGGCGCAAGGATTTCGACGCGATCGTAGTCGCTGAGACCGTCAGAGCAGAGCAGTAGCACCATCGAGTCGTCGAGCAGATGATGCTGTACGGAGGGATATAGCATGCCCGAGTCGCTGATGCCTAACGCCTGAATGAGCGCCCCTCCGCTAGGCAGCTGGACGGCCTCTGAGTAGAGGGCATAGCCCATTTGGGCTTCTCGGGACGCAACGTCGTCGTCTACTGTGATTTGGTAGCAGGTGTAAGGGCTGACTCGGTAAGCGCGACTGTCGCCAATGTGGGCGATGGAAACGTAGGGAAAATGCACCAGGGCCACTACTACGGTGGTGCCCATGCGGGCGCGGGCTGAACGATTCTCGTCGTTATTGCGGGCAGAAATGGCGTCGTTGGCCAAGATCAGGGCCTGCTTGAGGCGCTGGGCGATCGCCCCTGGAGATGGGTAAGCCTGCTGAGTGAGGGGCTCTAGCTCCTGCTGAAGCAGCTTGATGGCCGTTTGGGAGGCCACATTGCCCTGCTCATGACCGCCAATACCGTCGCACACCAGCAGCAACGGCAGGGTCTCAACGCTGTCCGCTGAGACCGGTAGGCGCTGCTGGCGCGAGTCTTTCTCGGGATAGCAGGCATCTTCGTTGCGATCGCGGCTTGGCCCCTGATCAGTATCTGCCGCCCAATCTACCGTCACTAGCAACCCCTGGGCTAGGGTATGAATGGCTCCCTCCAGTTCGGCTACCAGCTCTTGCTCAGAAGCTAATTTCCCCTCCTTGAGGGTTTTACACAGCCAACTGAGGTAGGGGCGCACCTCGGGTTGAGCCGTGGCCACCAGCGACTGCCACTGCTGGCTCAGCTGAGCCAGGGTAGGGCTAGAATCGTCGGCCACCAGTGTGGTGAGCCGCAGTAGAGCACCATCTACCCGCAGGTTGTCGAGTTCTAGAAGGGTAGTAGCCAACTGCTCTTCCAGCAGCGCTGGCCACAGGGCTGCTACCTGCCGTAGCCAGTTGAGCTGCTGCAAAGGCGACCCCTCTGGCCACCGTTGAGCCAGCGAAGGTAGGACAGCGGCTTCAATTTTTCCCTGCCCAGGAGGAGCTCCTTTCTCGTCAACGCCCTGGGAATGCAGCCGCATAGCAATGGGAGCGTTGTCCAAGAGCAACACCGTGGCCGATAGCCCAGTTTGCTCTGACGTTAGGTAGGCATAGGGGCGAGGAACCTGCTGGGCCAGGTGAAACAGCTTTAGGTAAGCCATTACCGGGGCCGGAATTCTTTCTAGGGTAGGGGGAGGAGTGTCGGGCCGGGTGTCGAGCCAGAGTTGATGCTTCCCCTGGGTCTGTTTTTGACCCTCGCCCCAGACCAAAAAACGCCCGGCAATCAGCGTGCCAGAGCGCCCGGTGAGCGGCCCATCGCCAACCGCCAGCAAAAAGCGATACAGCAGGGGAGTTTGGCAAACCTTGCAGTGGCTGGCAGGTGGGGTCGAAACCGACCGACAAGAGGGGTTAGAGCACTGGAGCACGATCCGTTTGGGGCAGGTAAACAGCTCTTAATCTTTCATGGTATCTAACCCCAGCCGATTCAATGCCAGAATCTTTAGCCCCAACCTAGCTGACATCGACTAGCGCTAGGTCTGGGGCAATACCTTACCTATTTCACGGCGGTTGTGCCAGGGGTGCTAAAGACAGCCCTAGCTAGCTGATTTATCGGCCTCAACTCGAGGTAGCCCCATGCTGTAGTTGAGGGCACGGCTCTTGAGGTTATAGCTAATAGCTCCCTGCTGCAGGAGCTGCCGAATAAAGTGCTCCAAATCGGAGCCAATGCGGCGCAGGTTATAGTCGGTCAAATCTTCTCCGGCGGCGGCATCGACCAGTCGATCAAACTCGGCATAGACAGCCTTGATGGCATCGTCAGACCAGTTGAACTCGTTGTCGGGGTCAATGTCTAGGGTGAGCTTATCTTCGCTGGGCACCAGCTCGTTGTTGGCAACAACAGCGGTGTAAATATGAACGTGCCGAGTGGTCGATTTGAGCATCATAGCCAGGTGTCGCCCTTCTGAATAGTTGTGGTCTAGGGTGGTTTAACCCCAGGATGTGCTGCTGTTGTGATTGTATAACAACCGTTCCCTGGCTAGAGCCTAGAACAGGTCTTTTTTGCCCCTCAGCCGGGCAAAGGTCTGCACTGTTGAGGTGCTGTTCATGGCCTGCTGTAGGCTAGCTTCATCCCACCGGAGGAAGGGATTGGTTTGCTTTTCGAGCCCTAGCTCGGTGGGCACCGTGGGTTGGTCTTGGGCGCGGGCCGCCTCTACCTGTTTTAACCGCTGTTGCAGGGCAGCATTGGTGCCATCCACGATGACGGCAAACTTGAGGTTGCTCAGCGTGTACTCGTGGGCGCACCACACCCGGGTGGTGTCGGGCAGCTGACGCAGCTTGCCCAGCGACTCGACCATCTGCTGGGGAGTGCCCTCAAATAGGCGACCGCAGCCTCCGGCAAACAGGGTGTCGCCGCAGAAGAGTTCTCCCCAGTCCTTGGCTGTGGCCGGAGCTAGGTAGTAGGCAATGTGGGCGTAGGTGTGGCCGGGCACGAAAATCACCTCGGCTTGGCGATCGCAGATCTGCACCCGATCCCCCTCCTGCAAAAAATGGGTCTGCCCAGGAATGCGGCCCCGATCCTCGGTGCCGCCGTAGACCTGAGCCTGGGGAAATTGCTCTAGCAGCTGGCGGTTACCGCCCACGTGGTCGCTGTGGTGGTGGGTGTTAAAAATGGCGGTTAGCGTTGCGCCCAGCTCCTTTAGGGTGTGGAGCACCGGCTCGGCATCGCCGGGGTCAACCACGGCAGCCTGTCCCTGAACGGCATCGTGGAGCACAAAGATGTAGTTGTCGCGAAAGGCCGCTACCCGATAAATTTCCATGTAGTGCTCCTTGTTCCGTGCTGTTTTTCCGTAGCTTTTCCGTGGAAAACCTGCCGTTGACCAAGCTTTAATACAGGTTTACTGAATCTTCACCAGCCGCTCAACCGTAGTGTTTAGAGATTGGGCATGCTGAAGGAAGCATGAAAATGTAGCAAGGGCTACACCGCAGGCTGCGGTACGGCCTTGCGAACTTCTACTATCGTCACTCCTGAATCGAGGATTTGCAATCATGGTGTCGTCTCTGCCCGCCCCAGATATTCAGTTGCTTGTTAGCGTTG
Encoded proteins:
- a CDS encoding MFS transporter — translated: MASNPPSSTAAPAKFSLWGKLAFGAGDIGPGMTANLLSFSFLIFLTTAAGLSPVAAGSVLAIGRIWDAFNDPFIGYLSDKTRTRWGRRYPWIVLGAIPFGVTFFLTWVVPDWGDAARFWYYVVMSLLFQVFYTVVNLPYTTLTAELTKDYDERTELTAFRLGSSLFGAIAALGLGLVIAQVIADQRQQYLVLGGICAVLSVLPLLWCVWGTYPYAVQRNALQPADTDEAALPFLQQIRVVFSNRAFVFVVGIYLFAWLALQMTASIIPFYATFWMGLDSYFLAALLVQGTAILMMVVVNYLSRRLGKQEVFYIGIGTWIIAQIALFFVQPGQVAALYLLCIVISFGVATAYVVPWAMLPDVIELDEIKTGQRREGIFYAFMTLLQKVGLALGLFLVGLALQSSGFVSEAAQQSDSALLAIRVFIGPVPMVLLAMSVLLTRFYPITRQMHEEMLLQLAERDRVQKQDDIDGVR
- a CDS encoding phosphoribosyltransferase; protein product: MADFYVSWDDYHRDIEKLAIQIYESGWDFNQIVCLAKGGLRIGDTLCRLFDVPLAILSTASYGGADGRTRGSITFSRDLSMTTPSLGSQVLIVDDLVDSGYSLKKSMAWLHHKYGFYIEDVRTAVLWYKAESIIKPDYHVVYLPDNPWIHQPFERYETMSPAELAASYQLQPEPAT
- a CDS encoding tetratricopeptide repeat protein; this encodes MGLYLTPWLRRQQARYRHRQALTQMRKGNIEVALTVLPQALDHSPCPADIHIELGKAYWQIEDTGAALEHFSAAIALDPANVRAYGNRGLLHCQQGRDDLALADWQQALQHQPGHALIHYNRGLLYFRQQDYVAALADFDAAIAANPNLAEAYLHRGHVHEQLGQTIAAAHDWELALCNDLNLDQARLKLHHLQQVHRDRALSQRLQAELGLKQVVVEAEYLDDRFRIQIHRPVGVGLNYFTLPDQIRALLISWQMDDIHSFDLTGQVQGQPVVEWRGHYKVFQGQPCPPARWHRVLLTAFVIFPPLGIPALACAMNLRQAYQQGDYLSALRASKTIQGLCRAGSVISLTLVTMLMGYWSYQHLYSPPEASAAPAELTSPKSPAPAEADN
- a CDS encoding CHAT domain-containing protein, with the translated sequence MPSFDDLTLCLAIDRLTQADSTHYAIWVLESPFPGGYAHHDRLWDSQMAQIWESWQQFFSLRGLPQVPHVPSAYVPQFHLDDLLDRVAPAAEAGGYTGRLMQGLGVSLWEWLFDGPIRQTLERSLGMAIGQNRPLKLRLEVRPPELISLPWEIMQPQPGCPALSLGPQVLFSRTASTVEPLPEAELDISLRILLVLGQDDPGITAGDTEQVLQLPQEAEALKQLLELSASRLSYQGASPVVCQVQTLLEPDAKTLLKALETGYFNVFFYAGHGVPAPDGGMLFLRQGGNLTGTELAQGLAHNGIRLAVFNTCWGAQPDLQQQEVIPRSSLAEVLLHHGVPAVLAMRDSIADEEALSFIQVLARGLAERQPVAQAVALARQHLLTAYRFNHPAWTLPVLYQHPQFEGHLLREAALAVTQLPGQDLRMTQSVVLRCLATPTRLWRLYDGYLRVGRLPDNDLVILEPWVSGQHAEIFCRTQFENGTQETHYYLRDRSRYGSYYFDNHGWHHVHRAEVPLALGTAIRFGSPEGELMEFTLEGSPKSSPPC
- a CDS encoding NAD(P)H-quinone oxidoreductase subunit M, producing MMLKSTTRHVHIYTAVVANNELVPSEDKLTLDIDPDNEFNWSDDAIKAVYAEFDRLVDAAAGEDLTDYNLRRIGSDLEHFIRQLLQQGAISYNLKSRALNYSMGLPRVEADKSAS
- the gloB gene encoding hydroxyacylglutathione hydrolase; the protein is MEIYRVAAFRDNYIFVLHDAVQGQAAVVDPGDAEPVLHTLKELGATLTAIFNTHHHSDHVGGNRQLLEQFPQAQVYGGTEDRGRIPGQTHFLQEGDRVQICDRQAEVIFVPGHTYAHIAYYLAPATAKDWGELFCGDTLFAGGCGRLFEGTPQQMVESLGKLRQLPDTTRVWCAHEYTLSNLKFAVIVDGTNAALQQRLKQVEAARAQDQPTVPTELGLEKQTNPFLRWDEASLQQAMNSTSTVQTFARLRGKKDLF